In a single window of the Clarias gariepinus isolate MV-2021 ecotype Netherlands chromosome 16, CGAR_prim_01v2, whole genome shotgun sequence genome:
- the axin2 gene encoding axin-2 translates to MNGALSEPVATSFREDAPRPPVPGQEGEVKCRKLPSKMTALRVKETAKSTRRDEEGLGEPEGSASPDSPLARWTKSLHSLLGDQDGARLFRVFLERERCADALDFWFACNGFRQMDLKDGKTLRVAKAIYKRYVEADGVVGRRLKPATKTFIRDNVKRQQIDSAMFDQAQTEIQTSMEENAYQTFLQSDIYLEYVRSGGENLAHTSPGALGSLKLVCGYLPTLNEEEEWSCNDFKAKALAVVGLSTKALRSASPLRTVDVMEKNYRSYRRSDPANPYHVASGCSFAPTTSANDSEISSDAMTDDSMSMTDSSVDGIPPYKLGSKKQLQREMHRNMRMNGQVSLPVFPRPRRPPKDMTPVEPAAFAAQLIARLERLKREQETMSSLEERLQQIEEEEERDESELSSLQRRSSEDDPQAILDEHLSRVLRTPGCQSPGVARHSPRSRSPEPRPLTRPVGGTSPMPAYPPGRTFVSKHVHHHYIHHHSGPKSKEQIEAEAARRVQVMCPAVPECCPSAYTRSRSLGPEHGNGIGEATQGCSSSSSKRVCRSGEDVNSESTETATLQLPTDSADRSQNVWQWIMESDRQAKHRPHSTQSTRKLYGSESARTHTWGGAGISGHLRTHQPAHPFIQDPAMPPLPPPNTLAQLEEACRRLEEVSKPSKQRHSTPGLQREKSHAVPVQTGAASVQSQVLQTEHPKEPKKPPGSHGNETVVTYFFCGEEIPYRRMMKTHSLTLGHFKEQLRKKGNYRYYFKKASDEFECGAVFEEVWDDGSVLPMYEGKILGKVERTD, encoded by the exons ATGAACGGGGCGCTTTCGGAGCCCGTGGCCACGAGCTTCCGAGAAGATGCTCCCCGTCCGCCGGTGCCGGGCCAAGAGGGCGAAGTCAAGTGCCGCAAACTGCCGAGTAAAATGACCGCGCTGAGAGTCAAGGAGACGGCAAAATCGACGCGTAGGGACGAGGAGGGCCTGGGAGAGCCAGAGGGCAGCGCTTCACCGGACTCGCCGCTCGCGCGCTGGACCAAGTCTCTGCACTCGCTGCTTGGTGACCAGGACGGCGCGCGACTTTTCCGGGTCTTTCTGGAGCGCGAGCGGTGCGCCGACGCGCTCGACTTTTGGTTTGCGTGTAACGGGTTCCGCCAAATGGACCTAAAGGACGGCAAGACGCTGCGCGTGGCCAAGGCCATTTACAAGCGCTACGTGGAAGCCGATGGCGTCGTCGGCAGGCGCCTCAAGCCGGCCACCAAGACTTTTATTCGGGACAACGTGAAGCGGCAGCAGATCGACTCGGCCATGTTCGACCAGGCGCAGACGGAGATCCAGACCAGCATGGAGGAGAACGCGTACCAGACGTTCTTACAGTCCGACATATACCTCGAGTACGTGCGCAGTGGCGGTGAAAACCTCGCACACACAAGTCCCGGTGCGCTCGGGAGTCTAAAACTCGTCTGTGGCTACTTGCCCACCTTAAACGAAGAGGAGGAATGGAGTTGTAATGACTTTAAAGCCAAAGCGCTGGCTGTGGTCGGACTGTCGACTAAAGCGCTGCGGTCTGCTTCTCCACTGAGGACTGTAGACGTGATGGAGAAAAACTACAG GTCGTATAGACGCAGCGATCCTGCCAACCCGTACCATGTGGCCTCTGGCTGCAGTTTCGCCCCCACCACTAGTGCCAACGACAGCGAGATCTCCAGCGACGCCATGACAGATGACTCCATGTCAATGACTGACAGCAGCGT TGATGGGATCCCACCATACAAACTGGGCAGCAAGAAGCAGCTTCAGAGAGAGATGCATCGAAACATGAGAATGAATGGCCAGGTCTCACTACCTGTCTTTCCT AGGCCACGGCGGCCACCAAAGGACATGACCCCAGTGGAGCCGGCAGCATTCGCTGCTCAGCTTATTGCCAGACTTGAAAGACTGAAGAGAGAACAAGAGACTATGAGCTCGTTAGAAGAGAGACTGCAGCAGATCGAGGAG GAGGAAGAGCGGGACGAGTCCGAGCTTTCTTCCTTGCAGCGGCGCTCGAGCGAGGACGACCCGCAGGCCATCTTAGATGAGCACCTCTCACGTGTTCTCAGGACACCTGGTTGTCAGTCGCCCGGAGTGGCACGCCACTCACCCCGCTCTCGCTCACCAGAACCCCGGCCGCTGACCAGGCCTGTGGGTGGCACCTCGCCTATGCCTGCTTACCCTCCCGGACGGACGTTCGTCTCCAAGCATGTCCATCACCACTACATCCATCACCATTCAGGGCCCAAAAGCAAGGAACAGATTGAAGCCGAGGCAGCACGGCGGGTACAGGTCATGTGTCCAGCCGTACCCGAGTGCTGTCCCTCAGCATACACACGGAGCCGCAGCCTGGGCCCTGAGCATGGAAACGGCATCGGCGAGGCGACCCAAGG ATGTTCGAGTTCCTCATCCAAGCGTGTCTGTAGGTCTGGTGAGGACGTGAACAGTGAGAGTACAGAGACTGCCACCTTACAACTGCCGACTGACAGCGCTGACCGCTCACAGAATGTCTGGCAGTGGATCATGGAAAGTGATCGGCAGGCCAAGCACAGGCCGCACAG CACTCAGAGCACGAGGAAGCTATACGGCTCCGAGTCAGCACGCACCCACACTTGGGGAGGTGCAGGCATTTCCGGGCACCTCCGCACCCACCAGCCTGCTCATCCATTCATCCAGGACCCAGCTATGCCCCCTCTACCTCCGCCCAACACCCTGGCACAGCTGGAGGAAGCGTGTCGACGTCTGGAAGAGGTTTCCAAACCCTCCAAACAGAG GCATTCAACACCAGGCCTTCAAAGAGAAAAGAGCCATGCAGTGCCTGTTCAAACTGGAGCTGCATCTGTCCAGAGCCAGGTTCTTCAAACAGAGCA CCCAAAAGAGCCAAAGAAGCCTCCTGGCAGCCATGGCAATGAAACTGTGGTCACATATTTCTTTTGTGGTGAGGAGATCCCCTACAGGCGCATGATGAAGACACACAGCCTCACCCTAGGCCACTTCAAAGAACAGCTCCGCAAGAAAGGCAACTACAG GTACTACTTCAAGAAGGCCAGTGACGAGTTCGAGTGTGGAGCCGTGTTTGAGGAAGTATGGGACGATGGCTCCGTTCTTCCCATGTACGAGGGCAAGATCCTTGGGAAAGTGGAACGAAcagactga